The nucleotide window TTCTTGGACGCCCCCACCGAGAACTGCTCTGCGGTGAATGCTCTGATTGACGCACATCTTGGCCATGTGGCTGCGCGCGTCAAGGAGCTGCATCTGCTGGAAATCCAACTCAAATCGCTTCAGCAACGCTGCCAAGCGGGGCACGTTGTCAGCGAATGTGGAATTCTCAACGAGTTGACGCAGCAATCTCGAATTGGCCAGTCTGGGGCGCCTGAGTTGCTCGGACGGGGGCGTGGACTCTAAAAACGAGGTGAGCTCCATGGGCGCGTCTCGAGCGGAGCATTTTGGGGAGTTCCGGCTCACGCCTGCTCGTTGCCCACCCCGCAGCAGCGAGTCCGGGCCTCCTTTGCGCTACTTCAGGATGAAGCGGACAGACGCAACGGACTTACCCGCCTTTGAGACTGCGATAACAGCTTTGGTACCCGCTGGGACTTTGAAACTGCCCGAGCTTTCCAGTTTGCCGTCACCAGCCTGAAGTTGGATGTCCTGCTTGTCGCTACCAGACAAAAGCGTGACCTTTGCGGTCATCCCCGCGACGGCAACGGGCTTGCCGTGGTCGCGCATATAGAGCTGCAACTTGTCCGCTGTGGCGACAAATTCGTATTCGACATCCTTTGCTTCAGCAACAGCGCCTCCGTGCATGGGCTTTGCATCGTGACCATGATTGTCAGCCGCGAAGGCCATGCCCGAGATCGACACCGCCAGGGTGAGAATGAGTTGGGAGAGTTTCATGGGATTACCTTTGGAAAGAGGTTTCAGGGAAGGAAAGGTCCCGCGATCAGCGGGACCTTCTACAGCTACACGGGAGTGGAAGCGACCGGGTGAGAAGGTTCGGCCGAAACATCCTCCTCTTCCTCATCGGGCCTGTGGGCCAGACGGTAAAGAATCGGCAGAACGAGCAACGTGAGCAGTGTGGAAGAAAGAATTCCACCGATCACGACGGTTGCCAAAGGACGCTGGACTTCAGCGCCGGTGCCAGTAGCGATTGCCATGGGAATGAAGCCCAGGGAGGCCACGAGCGCCGTCATGAGAACGGGGCGCAATCGTGTCAGAGCGCCTTCGCGGATTGCATCGTCAAGCCCAACACCTTCTTCCCTCAAGCTGCGAATGTAGGAAATCATCACCAGCCCGTTGAGCACGGCGACCCCTGAAAGCGCGATGAACCCAACGGCAGCTGAGATGGACATCGGAATGTCGCGAAGCCAAAGCGCCAGGATGCCCCCCGTCAAAGCGAATGGGATGCCGGTGAAGACCAGCAATCCGTCCTTGGCGTTTCCGAACATCGCGAACAGCAGTACAAAGACCAGCAGCAGGGACACTGGCACAACGATCTGCAGGCGCTTAGTGGCCGATTGCAGGTTCTCAAAGGTTCCGCCCCAGCTCGTCCAGTAACCCGTAGGAATCTTGATCTGAGCCAAGCCTTGCTCGGCCTCCGCTACAAAGGAACCCACATCGCGTCCCCGCACGTTGGTGCTCACCACGATACGTCGTTTGCCGTTCTCGCGGCTGACCTGGTTGGGGCCGGGCGCAAGTTCGAATGTGGCGACTTCACCCAGTGGGATGAAATTCGTCCTGACTTCCGTCCCGCTCGCAGAACGTGGCAGCGGTATGGGCAGCCGCTTCATCCCTTCCAGGTCATTGCGCAGGGCCTCAGGGAGGCGAACAAGGATGTCAAATCGACGGTCTCCCTCGAACATGGTGCCGGCCTCGCGCCCGCCAATGGCAGTAGCCACGGTGTCCTGGATGTCAGCAACGTTCAATCCATAGCGCGCGGCCTTCTGCCGGTCTATGTTCACAGTGAGCATCGGCAGGCCCGTCGTCTGCTCGACCTTCACCTCGGATGAGCCCTGGATCTTCTGCAGCATTGCAGACACTTCTTCAGCAGACTTGTTCAACACTTCCATGTCGTCACCGAAGATTTTTACTGCCACGTCACTGCGCACACCCGAGATCAGCTCGTTGAAGCGCAGCTGAATGGGTTGAGAAAATTCATAGTTGTTGCCGGGAATTTTCCCAAGAACCTCCTGGATCGCCGCGAGCAGTTCGTCACGGGTTTTGCGAGGCTCGGGCCATTCGTCCATTGGCTTGAGCATGATGTATCCGTCCGAGATGTTCGGCGGCATGGGGTCGGACGCGATCTCCGCGGTGCCGGTTCTGGCGAAGATGCGTTCGATCTCGGGGAACTTCGCTTTCAGGGTTTTTTCGATCTGCTGCTGCATCGCAACCGACTGGGATAGGCTCGTGCCCGGAATGCGCAGTGCCTGAATTGCAAAGTCACCTTCATTGAGATTGGGAACAAACTCGCTGCCCATGCGGGTCGCGATCACTCCACACAAGATCACCGCGACGGCGGCGATGGTGAGAACGAGCGCTTTGGCGGACATTACGCGATCAAGCATGGGCGCATAGAGGCGCTTGGCATGGCCCAGGAAAAAATTCTCCTTTTCGCTAACCCGATTGCCGATGAAGAGCGCTACGGCTGCAGGGATGAACGTCACGGACAAAATCATCGCGCCCACCAGGGCGGCGACAACGGTGAATGCCATCGGGTGAAACATCTTTCCCTCAACGCCCGTGAGCGCAAAGATGGGCAGGTACACCACCATGATGATCAGCTGCCCGAACAGCAAGGGACGGCGCGACTCCTGGGATGCCAGGAACACTTCATGGAAGCGCTCTGCGCGCGTCAACGGTCGGCCGTGATGCGCCTGCGCATGGGCAAGGCGCCGCACGCAGTTCTCCACGATCACGACAGCACCGTCAATGATGATCCCGAAGTCCAGGGCCCCTAGGCTCATCAGGTTGGCGCTCACCTTGTACTGGACCATGCCTGTGAACGTGAAGAGCATCGACAAGGGGATGACCATTGCCGTGATGATCGCTGCACGGATGTTCCCCAGAAAAAGGAACAGGATGACGATCACGAGAACCGCACCTTCGAGCAAGTTCTTCTTCACCGTACTGATGGCCTTGTCGACGAGCACTGTACGGTCGTAGACCGTCACCGCATGCACTCCCTCAGGAAGGCTCTTGTTGACTTCGACCATCTTCTTGCTCACGGCCTGCGAGACGGTCCGGCTGTTTTCGCCGATCAGCATGAACACGGTACCGAGAACCACTTCTCGCCCGTTGTCCGTTGCGGCGCCCGTTCGCAGCTCCCGGCCAATACCCACTTCAGCCACGTCCCGGATGCGCACGGGCACGCCGTTGGCACTACTAAGGATCACGTCGCCAATGTCTTCCAAGGACTTCACCTGTCCTGGTGCTCGAATGAGGTACTGTTCACCGCGCTTTTCGATGTAGCCCGCGCCCACGTTTCCGTTGTTGCGGTCCAGAGCGGTGACCACATCCTGCAGCGTCAGGCCTAGTGAAGCCAGGCGCTCGGGGATTGGCGCTATCTGATACTCCTTGGCGAAGCCACCAATGGAGTTGATTTCCGTCACGCCAGGAACATTTCGCAGTTGCGGCTTGATGATCCAATCCTGGATCTCTCGCAGGTCCGTAGCGGTGTAGGGACTCCCATCAGGTTTCTTCGCGCCGTCTTTTGTTTCTACTGTCCAGAGATAGATTTCTCCCAGCCCGGTCGAGATGGGCCCCAGGGCCGGTGTGATGCCTGCAGGCAATTTGTCCCGAGCCTCCTGGATACGCTCGTTCACAAGCTGGCGTGCGAAATAGATGTCGGTGCCGTCCTTGAAAATTACGGTTACCTGCGACAGTCCATACCGTGAAAGCGACCTGGTTTGTTCCAGGTTCGGCAAGCCGGCCATGACCGTCTCGATGGGGTACGTGACCCGCTGCTCCGTCTCCAGCGGCGAGTAACCCGATGCCTGCGTGTTGATCTGAACCTGTACGTTCGTGATGTCGGGGACAGCGTCTATGGGCAGCTTTTGATAGCTGAAAACGCCGAGCGCAGCCATGGCAAGGGCCGCAAGTAGCACCAACCATCGTTGTTCGATTGAAAATCGAATGAGTTTTTCAAACATGTATGGGCTCCGTGATCAGTGCGTGTGTTCGGCAGATCCCTTGCCGAGCTCGGATTTCACGACGAAGCTCCCCGATGAGGCGTAGGGCATGCCGGCCTTGAGGCCCTGAAGGACCTCGACCCGCTTGCCATCGCTTCGGCCCAGCTTCACTGGCTGGACAATGAAACCACCGTTGACCTTAAGGAAGACAACGGGCTTTTCTCCAACGTTCTGGACGGCGTCAGCCGAGATCGTCACAGGCGCCGCCGTTTCTTCGGACACAACTTCAACGTTCACGAACAGGCCGGGACGCCAGGCGCCCTTGGGATTTTCAAGAACCACGCGGGCCTTCGCTGTGCGGGTCTGCTCGCCGATCAGCGCCCCTACAAATGCGACGATGCCAGTGGCGGAGGCGTCAAACGCCGTGGCCTTGATGG belongs to Melaminivora suipulveris and includes:
- a CDS encoding CusA/CzcA family heavy metal efflux RND transporter, translating into MFEKLIRFSIEQRWLVLLAALAMAALGVFSYQKLPIDAVPDITNVQVQINTQASGYSPLETEQRVTYPIETVMAGLPNLEQTRSLSRYGLSQVTVIFKDGTDIYFARQLVNERIQEARDKLPAGITPALGPISTGLGEIYLWTVETKDGAKKPDGSPYTATDLREIQDWIIKPQLRNVPGVTEINSIGGFAKEYQIAPIPERLASLGLTLQDVVTALDRNNGNVGAGYIEKRGEQYLIRAPGQVKSLEDIGDVILSSANGVPVRIRDVAEVGIGRELRTGAATDNGREVVLGTVFMLIGENSRTVSQAVSKKMVEVNKSLPEGVHAVTVYDRTVLVDKAISTVKKNLLEGAVLVIVILFLFLGNIRAAIITAMVIPLSMLFTFTGMVQYKVSANLMSLGALDFGIIIDGAVVIVENCVRRLAHAQAHHGRPLTRAERFHEVFLASQESRRPLLFGQLIIMVVYLPIFALTGVEGKMFHPMAFTVVAALVGAMILSVTFIPAAVALFIGNRVSEKENFFLGHAKRLYAPMLDRVMSAKALVLTIAAVAVILCGVIATRMGSEFVPNLNEGDFAIQALRIPGTSLSQSVAMQQQIEKTLKAKFPEIERIFARTGTAEIASDPMPPNISDGYIMLKPMDEWPEPRKTRDELLAAIQEVLGKIPGNNYEFSQPIQLRFNELISGVRSDVAVKIFGDDMEVLNKSAEEVSAMLQKIQGSSEVKVEQTTGLPMLTVNIDRQKAARYGLNVADIQDTVATAIGGREAGTMFEGDRRFDILVRLPEALRNDLEGMKRLPIPLPRSASGTEVRTNFIPLGEVATFELAPGPNQVSRENGKRRIVVSTNVRGRDVGSFVAEAEQGLAQIKIPTGYWTSWGGTFENLQSATKRLQIVVPVSLLLVFVLLFAMFGNAKDGLLVFTGIPFALTGGILALWLRDIPMSISAAVGFIALSGVAVLNGLVMISYIRSLREEGVGLDDAIREGALTRLRPVLMTALVASLGFIPMAIATGTGAEVQRPLATVVIGGILSSTLLTLLVLPILYRLAHRPDEEEEDVSAEPSHPVASTPV
- the cadR gene encoding Cd(II)/Pb(II)-responsive transcriptional regulator → MKIGQLSEVARTQVETIRFYEREGLLAEPKRTAGNYRIYDQTHLDRLLFIRHCRALDMTLDEIRVLLRFLDAPTENCSAVNALIDAHLGHVAARVKELHLLEIQLKSLQQRCQAGHVVSECGILNELTQQSRIGQSGAPELLGRGRGL